A genomic window from Gemmatimonadaceae bacterium includes:
- a CDS encoding glycosyltransferase family 9 protein: MSPATPTTPPLPPVAFNRIGIVMMSAVGDAVHVMPIIQALKAHAPAARISWVLQPGPATLVRGHPLVDDIVLFDRSKGWRGFLETRAALAARPFDVVLGLQVYFKAGLITGFTRAPVKLGFDRARARDANWVFTTHRIAPHPGQHVQDQYFEFLDALGVPHAAPVWGLGPWNDEERAWQRQFLAQFDRPIAPIVVGTSKPAKDWLPERWAAVCHTLWHEHGLQPVLVGGNSERERAAAAVIEREAPMAHNALGSGLRRLAAILDGAAVALSPDTGPLHLAVALRTPVISLVGYTNPKRVGPYDFAKDLMIDAYGDPGEDYPLDMSYREDRMPRITVADVEAKLAHWRAHYASARLAAIGPKA, translated from the coding sequence ATGAGCCCGGCCACTCCAACCACGCCGCCGCTCCCTCCGGTGGCCTTCAACCGTATCGGCATCGTGATGATGAGCGCCGTGGGTGATGCGGTGCATGTCATGCCGATCATCCAGGCGCTCAAGGCGCATGCGCCGGCGGCCCGGATTTCGTGGGTGCTGCAACCGGGACCGGCCACGCTGGTGCGCGGCCACCCGCTGGTCGATGACATCGTGCTCTTCGATCGCTCGAAGGGGTGGCGCGGTTTTCTCGAGACGCGCGCCGCGCTGGCGGCCCGTCCCTTCGACGTGGTGCTGGGGCTGCAGGTGTATTTCAAGGCCGGCCTCATCACCGGCTTCACGCGCGCCCCCGTCAAGCTCGGCTTCGATCGGGCCCGCGCTCGCGACGCGAACTGGGTGTTCACTACGCATCGCATTGCGCCGCACCCTGGGCAGCACGTACAGGATCAATACTTCGAGTTTCTCGACGCGCTGGGCGTGCCGCACGCGGCGCCGGTCTGGGGTCTCGGCCCGTGGAACGACGAGGAGCGCGCGTGGCAGCGCCAGTTCCTGGCCCAGTTCGATCGGCCCATCGCGCCGATCGTGGTGGGCACCAGCAAGCCGGCCAAGGATTGGCTCCCCGAGCGATGGGCGGCCGTGTGCCATACGCTGTGGCACGAGCATGGGCTCCAGCCCGTGCTGGTGGGCGGCAACTCCGAGCGCGAGCGCGCCGCCGCGGCGGTGATCGAGCGGGAGGCCCCCATGGCCCATAACGCCCTGGGGAGCGGCCTCCGTCGACTCGCGGCCATTCTGGACGGGGCGGCGGTCGCGCTATCACCGGATACGGGCCCACTGCATCTCGCGGTGGCGCTGCGCACACCGGTCATTTCACTCGTGGGCTATACGAACCCCAAGCGCGTCGGTCCCTACGACTTTGCGAAGGATCTCATGATCGATGCCTACGGCGATCCGGGCGAGGACTATCCGCTCGACATGAGCTATCGCGAAGATCGCATGCCGCGTATCACGGTTGCCGATGTGGAGGCGAAGCTCGCCCACTGGCGCGCGCACTACGCGTCGGCGCGGCTCGCGGCGATCGGCCCGAAGGCGTAG
- a CDS encoding peptide chain release factor 3, whose product MTDAVQPDTPPTDAAAPVDHSRLQREISRRRTFAIISHPDAGKTTLTEKLLLYGGAIHLAGSVKARRATRHATSDWMKLEQERGISVTSSVLQFEFLGYQLNLLDTPGHEDFSEDTYRTLVAADSAIMLLDNRRGVEERTRQLFDVCKMRRTPIFTLVNKCDRHGEDPLKLIQDVEADLGIDCYAATWPVFENDVFVGVYDRLKREVHLFERSGDRGATRADDTIVSIDDPKLIDAMGEGAFDRLMTDIELLDAAGHEYEHQRVIDGALTPVFFGSALTNFGIEPFLREFLELAPPPGPRESTAGPVAPDREDFTGFVFKIQANMDPKHRDRVAFLRIVSGHFEANMQVVHQRTGKPMRLAAPQQFMARDRVAIEDAWPGDVIGVMDRGNLRIGDTLGGDGKLEFQGIPRFAPEHFARAMPADPMKRKQFDIGLRQLTEEGAAQVFYAETSAGSQPIVGAVGQLQFDVMAFRLEYEYSAPCKFEKMSYRWPRWLTGPKADVEKVATGLGRMKVYDHKGNIVVLFQDQWALRRALQHETTVQFHETAP is encoded by the coding sequence ATGACCGACGCTGTCCAGCCCGATACGCCGCCGACCGACGCCGCTGCGCCCGTGGATCACTCCCGCCTGCAGCGGGAGATCTCGCGTCGGCGCACGTTTGCGATCATTTCGCACCCCGACGCCGGCAAGACGACGCTCACCGAAAAGCTGCTGCTGTACGGCGGCGCCATTCACCTGGCCGGCTCGGTCAAGGCGCGTCGCGCCACGCGCCACGCCACGTCGGACTGGATGAAGCTCGAGCAGGAGCGCGGCATCTCGGTGACGAGCTCGGTGCTGCAGTTCGAGTTCCTCGGCTATCAGCTCAACCTGCTCGACACGCCCGGTCACGAAGACTTCTCCGAAGACACGTACCGCACGCTGGTCGCGGCCGACAGCGCGATCATGCTGCTCGACAACCGCCGCGGCGTGGAAGAGCGGACGCGGCAGCTGTTCGATGTCTGCAAGATGCGGCGAACGCCGATCTTCACGCTGGTCAACAAGTGCGACCGACACGGCGAAGATCCGCTCAAGCTCATTCAGGATGTCGAAGCCGACCTCGGCATCGACTGCTATGCCGCCACCTGGCCGGTGTTCGAGAACGACGTCTTCGTGGGCGTGTATGATCGCCTGAAGCGCGAAGTTCACCTCTTCGAGCGCAGCGGCGATCGCGGGGCCACGCGCGCCGACGATACCATCGTGAGCATCGACGACCCCAAGCTCATCGATGCCATGGGCGAGGGGGCGTTCGATCGCCTGATGACCGATATCGAACTGCTCGATGCGGCCGGTCATGAGTACGAGCATCAGCGGGTGATCGACGGGGCGCTCACGCCCGTGTTCTTCGGCTCGGCGCTCACCAACTTCGGGATCGAGCCGTTTCTGCGGGAGTTTCTCGAGTTGGCGCCGCCCCCGGGGCCGCGCGAATCGACGGCGGGGCCCGTCGCGCCCGATCGCGAGGACTTCACGGGCTTCGTCTTCAAGATCCAGGCGAACATGGACCCGAAGCACCGCGATCGCGTGGCGTTCTTGCGCATCGTGTCGGGGCACTTCGAAGCCAACATGCAGGTGGTGCATCAGCGCACCGGCAAGCCCATGCGACTCGCCGCGCCACAGCAGTTCATGGCGCGTGATCGCGTGGCCATCGAAGACGCGTGGCCGGGCGACGTGATCGGCGTCATGGACCGCGGCAACCTGCGTATCGGCGATACGCTCGGTGGCGACGGCAAGCTCGAGTTTCAGGGCATTCCGCGCTTCGCGCCGGAGCACTTTGCCCGCGCGATGCCGGCCGATCCGATGAAGCGCAAGCAGTTCGATATCGGCCTCCGTCAGCTCACCGAGGAAGGCGCGGCGCAGGTGTTCTACGCGGAGACCAGCGCCGGCTCACAGCCGATCGTGGGCGCCGTCGGGCAGCTGCAGTTCGACGTCATGGCCTTCCGCCTCGAGTACGAGTACTCGGCCCCGTGCAAGTTCGAAAAGATGAGCTACCGCTGGCCGCGCTGGCTCACCGGCCCCAAGGCGGATGTCGAGAAGGTCGCGACCGGCCTCGGGCGCATGAAGGTCTACGACCACAAGGGCAACATCGTCGTGCTCTTCCAGGACCAGTGGGCGTTGCGCCGCGCGTTGCAGCATGAGACGACGGTGCAGTTTCATGAGACGGCGCCGTAG
- a CDS encoding formamidopyrimidine-DNA glycosylase → MPELPDVSLYVEHLERTVVGHAPATVRVHNPFVLRSVEPPLSAFEGRQICGVQRLGKRIALVFEQEYVLVMHLMIAGRLRWRPPGKHIGGKLSLASLHFDHGTLYLTEAGTTRRAALHAVQGIAALRAFDRGGLEPLTCSVRQFAEVLRRENHTIKRTLTDPRLLSGIGNAYSDEILHAAELSPMVLTTKLTDDEIERLHAAMQRTLLAWTDRLRGQHAGVFPETVTAFHDAMAVHGRFGQPCPVCGAPVQRIRYADNETNYCARCQTGGRVLADRALSRLLKTDFPRTLEELAD, encoded by the coding sequence ATGCCGGAGCTCCCTGACGTCTCGCTCTACGTCGAGCACCTCGAACGCACCGTCGTGGGCCATGCGCCTGCGACGGTGCGCGTGCATAACCCCTTCGTGTTGCGCTCCGTGGAGCCGCCGCTCTCCGCGTTCGAAGGGCGTCAGATCTGCGGCGTCCAGCGCCTCGGCAAGCGCATCGCGCTGGTGTTCGAGCAGGAGTATGTGCTGGTCATGCACCTCATGATCGCCGGTCGCCTCCGGTGGCGGCCGCCGGGGAAGCACATTGGCGGCAAGCTGTCACTGGCGAGCCTCCACTTCGACCACGGGACGCTGTACCTCACCGAAGCGGGCACCACGCGCCGCGCCGCGCTGCACGCGGTGCAGGGCATCGCCGCGCTGCGGGCGTTCGATCGCGGCGGGCTCGAACCACTCACCTGCTCGGTGCGGCAGTTCGCCGAGGTGCTGCGCCGCGAGAATCATACGATCAAGCGCACGCTCACCGATCCGCGGCTGCTGAGCGGCATCGGCAATGCCTACTCGGACGAGATCCTGCACGCCGCCGAGCTCTCGCCGATGGTGCTCACGACCAAGCTCACCGACGACGAGATCGAACGATTGCATGCGGCCATGCAGCGGACGCTGCTTGCCTGGACCGACCGGCTGCGGGGCCAGCACGCCGGGGTCTTCCCGGAAACGGTGACGGCGTTCCACGACGCCATGGCGGTCCACGGGCGGTTCGGTCAGCCCTGTCCCGTGTGCGGGGCGCCGGTCCAGCGCATCCGGTACGCCGACAACGAGACCAACTACTGCGCCCGGTGCCAGACGGGCGGGCGGGTGCTGGCCGATCGGGCCCTGTCCCGGCTGCTCAAGACGGACTTCCCGCGGACGCTCGAGGAGCTGGCGGACTAG
- the glmS gene encoding glutamine--fructose-6-phosphate transaminase (isomerizing) — protein sequence MCGIVGYVGDKIATPMLIEGLKRLEYRGYDSAGVAIMNGKGVETRRAAGKISRLESAIAASPVHGTMGIAHTRWATHGPPTESNAHPHVSQNGQIAVVHNGIIENATVLKAGLEARGYVFKSDTDTEVLAHLIETAYAGNLEAAVIEALRQVDGTYGIAVICSAEKDKIVAARKGSPLLVGIGDGEFYIASDASAILSHTRQVVYLDDGDIAVVTRDGYKVLDLEATVREKPVTRIEWDLAQIERGGYPHFMLKEIFEQPTTVENTMRGRLILEEGFSKLGGLNISKEDLLAVDNIIITACGTSWHSALIGEMMIEELCRIPVEVEYASEFRYRNPIVTPRTLCIVISQSGETADTLAAMREAKRRGARTLGLVNVVGSTIAREDDGGIYLHAGPEIGVASTKAFTSQVVALALFTLKLARLRDLSVERGRLIAQALANLPEQIQSILDRAEEIENLAEEFKRATNFLYLGRGFNFPAALEGALKLKEISYIHAEGYPAAEMKHGPIALIDEMMPVVCIAPHDAVFDKITSNIQEVKARKGKVIAITTRDEPSLAGKIDYEFRIPETVDLLTPILASIPLQLLAYYIAVKRGCNVDQPRNLAKSVTVE from the coding sequence ATGTGCGGAATCGTTGGTTACGTCGGTGACAAGATCGCCACCCCCATGCTGATCGAGGGGCTCAAGCGCCTCGAATATCGTGGGTACGACTCGGCGGGTGTCGCCATCATGAATGGGAAGGGCGTCGAGACGCGGCGCGCGGCGGGGAAGATCTCGCGGCTGGAATCGGCGATTGCCGCGAGCCCCGTGCACGGCACGATGGGCATCGCCCACACGCGCTGGGCCACGCACGGGCCGCCGACGGAATCGAACGCCCACCCGCATGTGAGCCAGAACGGTCAGATCGCGGTGGTGCACAACGGCATCATCGAGAACGCCACGGTGCTCAAGGCCGGGCTCGAAGCGCGCGGCTACGTCTTCAAGAGCGACACCGATACCGAGGTGCTCGCGCATCTCATCGAAACGGCGTACGCCGGCAACCTCGAGGCGGCGGTCATCGAAGCCCTGCGCCAGGTGGACGGCACGTACGGCATTGCCGTGATCTGCAGCGCCGAGAAGGACAAGATCGTGGCGGCGCGCAAGGGCAGCCCGCTGCTCGTGGGCATCGGTGACGGCGAGTTCTACATCGCGTCCGACGCGTCGGCGATCCTGTCGCACACGCGTCAGGTCGTCTACCTGGATGACGGCGACATCGCCGTGGTGACCCGCGACGGCTACAAGGTCCTCGACCTCGAGGCCACCGTGCGCGAGAAGCCGGTGACGCGCATCGAGTGGGACCTCGCGCAGATCGAGCGCGGCGGCTACCCGCACTTCATGCTCAAGGAGATCTTCGAGCAGCCCACCACCGTGGAGAACACGATGCGCGGGCGCCTCATCCTGGAGGAAGGCTTCTCCAAGCTGGGCGGCCTCAACATCTCCAAGGAAGACCTCCTCGCCGTAGACAACATCATCATCACCGCCTGCGGCACGAGCTGGCACTCGGCGCTGATCGGCGAAATGATGATCGAGGAACTGTGCCGCATTCCGGTCGAGGTGGAGTACGCTTCGGAGTTCCGCTACCGGAACCCGATCGTCACGCCGCGCACGCTGTGCATCGTGATTTCGCAGTCGGGCGAAACGGCTGATACGCTGGCCGCCATGCGCGAGGCGAAGCGTCGCGGTGCACGCACGCTCGGCCTGGTGAACGTGGTCGGTTCGACCATCGCCCGTGAGGACGACGGCGGCATCTACCTGCACGCCGGCCCCGAAATCGGTGTCGCGTCCACCAAGGCGTTCACGAGCCAGGTGGTGGCGCTGGCCCTCTTCACGCTCAAGCTCGCGCGTCTGCGCGATCTCAGTGTGGAGCGTGGCCGCCTCATCGCGCAGGCGCTCGCGAACTTGCCGGAGCAGATCCAGAGTATCCTCGATCGCGCGGAAGAGATCGAGAATCTCGCCGAAGAGTTCAAGCGCGCGACGAACTTCCTCTATCTCGGCCGTGGCTTCAACTTCCCGGCCGCGCTCGAGGGCGCGCTCAAGCTCAAGGAAATCTCGTACATCCACGCCGAAGGGTATCCGGCGGCCGAGATGAAGCACGGCCCCATCGCGCTCATCGACGAGATGATGCCGGTGGTGTGCATCGCGCCGCACGACGCCGTGTTCGACAAGATCACGTCGAACATCCAGGAGGTGAAGGCGCGCAAGGGCAAGGTCATCGCCATTACCACGCGCGACGAGCCGAGCCTGGCCGGGAAGATCGACTACGAGTTCCGCATCCCGGAGACGGTCGATCTGCTCACGCCGATCCTGGCGAGCATCCCGCTGCAGCTCTTGGCGTACTACATCGCCGTCAAGCGCGGGTGCAACGTGGACCAGCCGCGCAACCTCGCGAAGAGCGTGACGGTGGAGTAA
- a CDS encoding aminotransferase class I/II-fold pyridoxal phosphate-dependent enzyme, whose protein sequence is MSDASHAPLEPHTDTHADTHFETRAIRTQAPMSDAHEHSVPLYLTSSFRFDDAEHARALFAEEVPGNIYSRYSNPNTDEFIEKLCLLEGGEDGIATASGMSAVFTAIAAKVQAGDHIVAARPLFGSTHQLFTRVFPKWGVRTDYADVADTQSWERLITPATKLLFIETPSNPGLELIDLEWLGALARARGIALVVDNCFATPYLQTPLRLGADAVVHSATKYIDGQGRALGGAIVGTKAYIADCRFFARHTGPAMSAFNAWLLSKSLETLAVRMDRHCSNALAIAQHFEGHPALESVRYPFLESHPQYALARRQMRQGGGIVVLVLRGGLAAGRRFLDRVRLVSHSANLGDTRTIVTHPASTTHSKLSPAEREAVAITDGLVRVSVGLEHVRDIIADLEQALAAD, encoded by the coding sequence ATGTCCGACGCTTCGCACGCCCCGCTCGAACCGCACACCGACACGCACGCCGATACGCACTTCGAAACGCGCGCCATCCGCACGCAGGCGCCGATGTCCGACGCGCACGAACATTCGGTGCCGCTGTATCTCACGTCGAGCTTCCGCTTCGACGATGCCGAGCATGCGCGCGCCCTGTTCGCCGAGGAAGTGCCCGGCAATATCTACAGCCGCTACTCGAATCCGAATACGGACGAGTTCATCGAGAAGCTGTGCCTGCTTGAAGGCGGCGAGGATGGCATCGCCACGGCGAGCGGGATGTCCGCGGTGTTCACCGCGATTGCCGCCAAGGTCCAGGCCGGCGATCACATCGTAGCGGCGCGCCCGCTCTTCGGCTCCACCCACCAGCTCTTCACGCGGGTATTCCCCAAGTGGGGCGTGCGGACCGACTACGCGGATGTGGCGGACACGCAGAGTTGGGAGCGCCTCATCACGCCGGCGACCAAGCTGCTGTTCATCGAAACCCCCAGCAATCCGGGGCTCGAGCTCATCGATCTCGAATGGCTCGGGGCTCTCGCGCGGGCGCGTGGCATTGCGCTCGTGGTGGACAACTGCTTTGCGACCCCGTACCTGCAGACGCCGTTGCGGCTCGGCGCCGATGCCGTCGTGCACTCGGCGACCAAGTACATCGACGGTCAGGGGCGCGCGTTGGGTGGCGCGATCGTGGGCACCAAGGCGTATATCGCCGACTGCCGATTCTTCGCCCGCCACACCGGCCCGGCGATGAGTGCCTTCAATGCGTGGCTGCTCTCCAAGTCGCTGGAGACGCTCGCGGTACGCATGGACCGGCATTGCAGCAATGCGCTGGCGATCGCACAACACTTCGAGGGCCACCCGGCGCTCGAATCGGTACGCTACCCATTTCTGGAATCGCACCCGCAGTACGCGCTCGCCCGCCGTCAGATGCGCCAAGGCGGTGGAATCGTGGTACTGGTGCTACGTGGCGGGCTTGCAGCAGGCCGGCGCTTTCTCGACCGGGTGCGGCTGGTGTCACACTCCGCGAACCTCGGCGACACCCGCACGATCGTCACCCATCCCGCCTCCACGACGCACAGCAAGCTCTCGCCGGCCGAGCGCGAAGCGGTGGCTATCACAGACGGCCTCGTGCGCGTAAGTGTGGGGCTCGAGCATGTGCGCGACATCATCGCCGACCTGGAGCAGGCGCTCGCCGCCGACTGA
- a CDS encoding Maf family protein: protein MPESATHAPLPVPVPVILASQSPRRRELLTLIGIAHTVRPADIDETVWPGELPVPHCERLAREKAHTLAVQHPEAVVIGSDTIVVIDGAILGKPRDRDEAIAMLERLSGREHAVHTAVAVAHQGATRSAVETVAVTFGQLTRAQIEAYVDSGEPMDKAGSYGIQGLGATLVERISGDFFAVMGLPLFRLVTLLRELGYDYAFGPIAASRADA, encoded by the coding sequence ATGCCCGAATCCGCCACGCACGCTCCGCTCCCCGTTCCCGTTCCCGTCATCCTGGCCTCGCAGTCACCCCGACGGCGTGAACTGCTCACGCTCATCGGTATCGCGCACACGGTGCGGCCGGCCGACATCGACGAGACCGTGTGGCCGGGCGAGCTCCCCGTCCCGCACTGCGAACGCTTGGCGCGCGAGAAGGCACACACGCTGGCGGTCCAGCATCCGGAGGCCGTGGTCATCGGCTCCGATACGATCGTCGTGATCGATGGGGCCATTCTCGGGAAGCCGCGCGATCGCGACGAGGCCATCGCCATGCTGGAACGGCTGTCGGGGCGAGAACACGCGGTGCATACGGCCGTGGCCGTCGCCCATCAGGGTGCGACCCGGTCGGCGGTGGAGACGGTCGCCGTCACGTTCGGTCAACTCACCCGCGCGCAGATCGAGGCGTATGTCGATTCGGGCGAACCGATGGACAAGGCCGGCAGCTACGGGATTCAGGGGCTTGGCGCGACGCTCGTCGAACGCATCAGCGGCGACTTCTTCGCCGTGATGGGATTGCCCCTCTTTCGGCTGGTGACCCTGCTGCGGGAGCTGGGCTACGACTACGCCTTCGGGCCGATCGCCGCGAGCCGCGCCGACGCGTAG
- the dtd gene encoding D-tyrosyl-tRNA(Tyr) deacylase: MRILLQRVKRAEVRVNTESPETTRVTGRIEAGYLLLVGFTHTDTIAELEWMAEKVLGLRLFPDDDQKMNRDIRERGGALLVVSQFTLYGDARKGRRPSFLAAAKPEPATALYNQLVMLLRQRGLPVETGEFGAMMDVELVNDGPVTLWLEREAGADESS, from the coding sequence ATGCGAATTCTACTGCAACGCGTAAAGCGGGCCGAAGTCCGCGTGAACACCGAATCCCCGGAGACGACGCGCGTGACCGGGCGCATCGAGGCGGGTTACCTGCTGCTCGTGGGCTTCACCCACACCGACACCATCGCAGAACTCGAATGGATGGCGGAGAAGGTGCTGGGGTTGCGCCTGTTTCCCGACGACGACCAGAAGATGAACCGGGATATCCGTGAGCGAGGCGGTGCATTGCTCGTGGTCTCTCAGTTTACCCTCTATGGTGACGCGAGGAAGGGGCGACGTCCCAGTTTCCTTGCGGCCGCTAAGCCTGAGCCCGCTACTGCACTATATAACCAACTGGTGATGCTTTTGCGACAGCGCGGGCTCCCCGTCGAGACGGGGGAGTTTGGCGCCATGATGGACGTGGAGCTGGTGAATGATGGCCCCGTCACACTCTGGCTCGAGCGCGAGGCCGGCGCCGACGAGTCGTCGTAA
- a CDS encoding lipopolysaccharide kinase InaA family protein: MTMLSELVTTGSRATPLQPLVVPGAEIHARPPLAPEFAALIQRHGTLYDWASSQPQPRALRGRAPVYVATLPESRRTVVVRHAWHGGLLAPFTRDLFRRPTRAPLEVERSIELRALGIPSTDVVAYALYPAPLGLARVDVCTAYVADTADLGMIIAGLAPHIDGDGAFAATLNLLERLAQHGVVHPDLNVKNILVRTPPGRSAEALVIDVDVVRFGATPAEAMARNVARLERSLFKWKRHFGCEVAEQRIKAFTAEALARTPRTAA, from the coding sequence ATGACGATGCTCTCGGAGCTGGTGACCACCGGCAGTCGCGCGACGCCACTGCAGCCGCTGGTCGTGCCCGGCGCGGAGATTCACGCCCGGCCGCCGCTGGCCCCCGAGTTCGCGGCGCTGATTCAGCGCCACGGCACGCTGTACGACTGGGCGTCGTCGCAGCCGCAGCCGCGCGCGCTGCGGGGGCGCGCGCCGGTGTACGTGGCCACGCTCCCCGAGAGCCGCCGCACCGTCGTGGTGCGACACGCCTGGCACGGCGGCCTCCTCGCGCCCTTTACGCGCGATCTTTTCCGACGCCCCACCCGGGCACCGCTCGAGGTGGAGCGCTCGATCGAACTGCGTGCCCTCGGCATCCCCTCCACGGATGTCGTGGCGTACGCGCTCTATCCGGCACCGCTCGGACTCGCGCGCGTGGACGTCTGCACCGCGTACGTGGCCGACACCGCCGATCTTGGCATGATCATCGCCGGGCTCGCGCCGCACATCGATGGCGATGGGGCGTTCGCGGCCACCCTCAATCTGCTCGAACGTCTCGCGCAGCACGGCGTGGTGCACCCCGATCTCAACGTCAAGAACATTCTGGTGCGCACGCCGCCGGGACGCAGCGCCGAGGCACTGGTGATCGATGTCGATGTCGTGCGCTTCGGTGCCACACCGGCTGAGGCGATGGCGCGCAACGTCGCGCGTCTCGAACGATCGCTGTTCAAGTGGAAGCGGCACTTCGGCTGCGAGGTGGCCGAACAGCGCATCAAGGCGTTCACCGCGGAAGCGCTGGCACGGACGCCGCGCACAGCGGCGTGA
- a CDS encoding FHA domain-containing protein translates to MPLVLVSAAGDRRFSITGTATLMVGRDPVSDLPILDPAVSRRHAEVRLDERTPRVHVTDLGSRNGTWINGTRITRATAKAGDTVAFGTVVFNVLEARDAAQRPTPSTPPLDSGATLLRERVVPSREQALADVAAARDAAPKRLAQLVSIAQRLGTFTDLDPLLEAIAHDLFVSFNADRVAILLAGADGTLETRISRDRTGAIPRPVPRAIASGVAERQVALLTNDAARDERTVGESVIQQSVSSAMAAPLIGEERRTLGILYVDHLAEHREFDDGDLAFLVAFAGIASAAVEREQQTEKLQQAARVRENFERYFTPQLAERIAGGQQSVQPGGVRQRVVVMFTDVRGFTKVAESLPPTQMAQQLNEYFARMVDCVFRHEGALDKFIGDAVMAYWGVPEPGATDAQLALLAAFDMQRELAQLNARWRREGRPELLVGIGIHAGDAFVGNIGSPRRLEFTLIGDTVNVANRLCGLAAGGQVLGSDALCEALPAMEPRLLRADLQVRRNSGEDARVWQLTGVPV, encoded by the coding sequence ATGCCACTCGTTCTCGTTTCTGCCGCCGGCGATCGCCGTTTCTCGATCACCGGGACTGCGACCCTGATGGTGGGGCGCGATCCGGTGAGCGATCTCCCGATCCTCGACCCGGCGGTCTCACGGCGCCACGCCGAGGTGCGGCTCGATGAGCGCACGCCCCGCGTGCACGTCACCGATCTCGGCTCCCGCAACGGGACGTGGATCAACGGGACGCGCATCACCCGCGCCACCGCCAAGGCTGGCGATACGGTGGCGTTCGGCACCGTGGTGTTCAACGTGCTGGAGGCGCGCGACGCCGCCCAGCGCCCGACGCCGTCGACGCCTCCCCTCGATTCCGGCGCCACCCTGCTCCGCGAGCGCGTCGTCCCGAGCCGTGAACAGGCGCTCGCTGATGTCGCAGCCGCGCGTGATGCCGCCCCCAAGCGTCTCGCGCAGCTGGTCAGTATTGCCCAGCGCCTGGGCACGTTCACCGATCTCGATCCACTGCTCGAGGCGATCGCCCACGATCTGTTCGTGAGCTTCAACGCCGATCGCGTGGCGATCCTCCTCGCTGGCGCCGATGGCACGCTCGAGACGCGCATCTCGCGGGATCGCACGGGGGCCATTCCACGCCCCGTGCCGCGCGCGATCGCCAGCGGCGTGGCCGAACGCCAGGTGGCCTTGCTGACCAACGATGCCGCCCGCGATGAACGCACCGTGGGCGAGTCGGTCATTCAGCAGTCGGTGTCGTCGGCCATGGCCGCGCCGCTCATCGGTGAGGAACGGCGCACCCTTGGCATTTTGTACGTGGACCACCTCGCCGAGCATCGCGAGTTCGACGACGGGGATCTCGCCTTTCTCGTGGCCTTTGCCGGCATCGCGTCGGCCGCCGTGGAACGCGAACAGCAGACCGAGAAGCTCCAGCAGGCGGCCCGTGTCCGCGAGAACTTCGAGCGCTACTTCACGCCGCAGCTCGCCGAACGGATTGCCGGCGGCCAGCAGTCGGTGCAACCGGGCGGTGTCCGTCAGCGCGTCGTCGTGATGTTCACCGACGTGCGCGGCTTCACGAAGGTTGCCGAGTCGTTGCCGCCGACGCAGATGGCGCAGCAGCTCAACGAGTACTTCGCACGCATGGTCGATTGCGTGTTCCGCCACGAGGGCGCGCTCGACAAGTTCATCGGCGACGCGGTCATGGCGTACTGGGGGGTCCCGGAGCCGGGTGCCACGGATGCGCAGCTGGCCCTGCTGGCCGCGTTCGACATGCAGCGCGAGCTCGCGCAGCTGAACGCGCGATGGCGCCGCGAAGGACGCCCGGAGCTGCTGGTGGGGATCGGCATTCACGCCGGCGACGCGTTTGTGGGCAACATCGGGTCGCCACGGCGGCTCGAGTTCACGCTCATCGGTGACACGGTGAACGTCGCCAATCGGTTGTGCGGGTTGGCTGCCGGCGGCCAGGTGCTGGGGAGCGACGCGCTCTGTGAGGCCCTGCCGGCGATGGAACCGCGTCTGCTGCGCGCCGATCTGCAGGTGCGTCGCAATTCGGGCGAGGATGCCCGCGTGTGGCAGCTCACCGGCGTGCCGGTATGA